The Lottiidibacillus patelloidae DNA window GCTTCTAGTAAAGCTGCATTTACTTCTTCTGCTGTAACATCTTGACCAACTTCAGCTACTAAATCAACAAGTGATACATTAGGTGTCGGTACACGCATTGCCATTCCATTTAATTTACCTTTAAGTTCAGGTAATACTAATGAAACTGCTTTAGCTGCACCCGTTGTAGTTGGGATAATGTTTTCTGCAGCAGCACGTGCACGGCGGTAATCTTTATGTGGTAAATCTAAAATTTGTTGATCATTTGTATATGCGTGAACAGTAGTCATCATTCCACGACGGATACCAAATTTATCATTTAATACTTTAGCAAATGGTGCTAAACAGTTTGTTGTACATGATGCATTAGATATCACATGATGGTTTGCTGCGTCATATTGCTCATGGTTAACACCCATAACAACTGTAATATCTTCATCACTAGCTGGTGCCGAGATAATTACTTTTTTCGCTCCTGCTTCTAAATGCTTTGCAGCATCTGCGCGTTTTGTGAAACGTCCTGTTGATTCTACAACAACATCTACACCTAAGTCTCCCCAACCTAATTGTGCTGGATCTCTTTCTGCTAAAACACGAATTTCTTTCCCATCAACTACTAACGTGTTTTCATTTACTGTTACATCTACTGGTAATGTACCGTGCACAGAATCATACTTTAATAAGTGTGCAAGCATATTAGCATCTGTTAAATCATTTACTGCCACAATTTCAATATTTTTATTCTTTAATGCTGCTCGTAATACATTTCTACCTATACGTCCAAAACCATTAATACCAACTTTAACTGTCATAACTAATTTCCTCCTATTTTTAAAAACATTTATTTTAAGGCTAATAATTGTGTAGCAACGCCTTCATCGATTACTAGTACATCCGTATATCCCATCTTTATGTAAGCCTGGATAGCTGCAACTTTAGAACTTCCACCAGCAACAGTAATGACTCTTTTTTCTTTTGTAAGATCATCCAACTGGATACCAAATGTATTAATTCGATGAATCACATCACCATTTCCATCAAAGTAGTAACCAAACGCCTCACCGACCGCATCTTGTTTTTCAAGAATTTCAATCGTTTCATCAGATGCTTTCCTTCTCTTCGCCATTTTTTTTGCATCACCAATTCCATGTATTATGATTGTTGATGATTGGATAAGGGAAAGTATTTCTTTCACATGTTTTTCTTTAATTAACATGTCATACGTTTCATCACTTACTTCGTCAGGAACGTGAAGTAAATGGTACTCACTTTCTGCACCGTTAGCCATTTGTGAACAAATCGTATTCGCTTCAAATTCGACTCGCTCTCCAAGACCACCTCGTGCAGGAACAAAAACCATTTTTCGATGTTTAGGATCAGGCTTCACCATTTTAGAGACATTACCTAGCGTTGTCCCACCAGTTACTGCAATAATGTTTTCTTCTTTTAAAGAACGCATTAACGCTTTAGCTGCAGCTTCGCCTAACTCTATTTTCACTTCATCGCTTTCGTCACAATCGCCTTCTACTATGTTGACTTCTTTTACGTTTAATTTGTCCTTTAACCTATTTTCTAACCCTATTATTCCCGTTTGTTCTTTAATAATTTGTTCAAATACATAAAGAACTTCTTTCCCTGTTTCTGTCATAGTCATTCCTGATGGCGCAATTTTAATTAACCCTTCATCTCTTAACATCTCTACATCTTTTCTTAAAATACGCTCTGTTATATCTAATTTTTGAGCTAAACTTCTTCTCCCAACAGGTTGCATTGAACGAATGTACTTTAGTAATTGATGTCTTCGATATAAAGTTCCGATATGCTCGGGTAATAATTTTTCTATTGCAGAGAATAATTTCATATAAAGCTCCTTTACAAAAAAGGGTTGGTCACTTTTTGTCCCATAGGTTAAATTATGTCCCATTTAACGCAAAAAAATACAACCTTTTGGCTACCTATATTGTAGCAAGGTTGTATAGAATATGCAATGAAATAGACTGAATTTTCACAGTAAGCGCTTTCTTAGCGTATTATATGAAATGATTCCACAATCGATTTCATCTTCACCAACTGCAATAACTGGTATCTTTATTTGATACTTCGCCAGCAGTTCGTCATCTTGATAAATGTCTATTACCTCTATTTGAAAAGGTTCCTCTAATTGTACTTTCTCGAGCAGCTTCAACCCCTTTTCACAAAGCGGGCAATTTTCTTTTGTGTAAAATGTTACTACTTTCATTACTTTGAACTCCTATCTTTCTTTTCTCATGGACGAAGATGATATGCCAAGTTGATTGCGATATTTAGAAATGGTTCTTCTAGAAATATCTAACCCTTCGAGCTTCATAACATCAACTATTTGTTGATCAGAAAGTGGGTTTTCCTTATTTTCTTCTGCTATCAACTTAATTAATTGCTTTTTAACAACAAACGAAGAACTATCTTTTCCTGACATGTTCTTTATTTTAGAAGTAAAAAATGTCTTTAATGGATATACTCCATGATTTGTTTGTACATATTTATTCTTAACAGCCCTACTTACTGTTGATTCATGGATTGAAATCACTTCTGATACTTCTTTCATTGTTAGAGGAACTAATATATTTGGGCTTTCTATAAAAAACGTCCTTTGTTTTTGAACAATTATTTCCATGACATTTTGAAGCGTAGTTTTCCGTTGCGAAATACTTCTAGCAAGCCAGCGATAATGCTGTAATTGTATTTTTATATAGTCGGAAGCTTCAGGGTGACTTGTTAAATCCATCTCATAATGCTGATTAACACTTATTTTGGGCAGTAGATGATCATTTAAAACAATAATTGGATCTTCTGAGTCAGCGATTACTTGAAAATCCGGAATAATATAATTAGGTTTTTCACCATAGCCACTCGCGGGGTTTGGATTTAATGTTTTAATAATAGCAAACGAATGTTTAACTTCTTCAACTGAAACAGCTAAGTCTTTAGCAATTTTATCCCAATTTTTCCTAGCTACATCTTCTAAATGATCTTTGACCATTATTTCCGCGATCGGGAATTTTCTATTTTTCCTTTTAAGTTGCAATAGGAGACATTGTTGCAAGTTTTCCGCACCTATTCCAGCTG harbors:
- a CDS encoding sugar-binding transcriptional regulator gives rise to the protein MKLFSAIEKLLPEHIGTLYRRHQLLKYIRSMQPVGRRSLAQKLDITERILRKDVEMLRDEGLIKIAPSGMTMTETGKEVLYVFEQIIKEQTGIIGLENRLKDKLNVKEVNIVEGDCDESDEVKIELGEAAAKALMRSLKEENIIAVTGGTTLGNVSKMVKPDPKHRKMVFVPARGGLGERVEFEANTICSQMANGAESEYHLLHVPDEVSDETYDMLIKEKHVKEILSLIQSSTIIIHGIGDAKKMAKRRKASDETIEILEKQDAVGEAFGYYFDGNGDVIHRINTFGIQLDDLTKEKRVITVAGGSSKVAAIQAYIKMGYTDVLVIDEGVATQLLALK
- the rpoN gene encoding RNA polymerase factor sigma-54 produces the protein MKVGLFQTQRQTLALTNQLRQAIELLQYSTMDLSQFIKEQAMDNPLIDIEEPRMSAISETYVTSTSKYKNIDGINSEDLTLSSYLLQQLIDFNVKLEEKEIINYLIMSLNDKGYIVDSLTEIAETLKYPIEKIKAALEILQQFDPAGIGAENLQQCLLLQLKRKNRKFPIAEIMVKDHLEDVARKNWDKIAKDLAVSVEEVKHSFAIIKTLNPNPASGYGEKPNYIIPDFQVIADSEDPIIVLNDHLLPKISVNQHYEMDLTSHPEASDYIKIQLQHYRWLARSISQRKTTLQNVMEIIVQKQRTFFIESPNILVPLTMKEVSEVISIHESTVSRAVKNKYVQTNHGVYPLKTFFTSKIKNMSGKDSSSFVVKKQLIKLIAEENKENPLSDQQIVDVMKLEGLDISRRTISKYRNQLGISSSSMRKER
- a CDS encoding glutaredoxin family protein, yielding MKVVTFYTKENCPLCEKGLKLLEKVQLEEPFQIEVIDIYQDDELLAKYQIKIPVIAVGEDEIDCGIISYNTLRKRLL
- the gap gene encoding type I glyceraldehyde-3-phosphate dehydrogenase, with amino-acid sequence MTVKVGINGFGRIGRNVLRAALKNKNIEIVAVNDLTDANMLAHLLKYDSVHGTLPVDVTVNENTLVVDGKEIRVLAERDPAQLGWGDLGVDVVVESTGRFTKRADAAKHLEAGAKKVIISAPASDEDITVVMGVNHEQYDAANHHVISNASCTTNCLAPFAKVLNDKFGIRRGMMTTVHAYTNDQQILDLPHKDYRRARAAAENIIPTTTGAAKAVSLVLPELKGKLNGMAMRVPTPNVSLVDLVAEVGQDVTAEEVNAALLEAAEGNLKGIMAYSDEPLVSRDYNGSPYSSTIDALSTLVMEGNMVKVVSWYDNESGYSHRVVDLVDFIAQKGL